One Paramisgurnus dabryanus chromosome 10, PD_genome_1.1, whole genome shotgun sequence genomic region harbors:
- the LOC135744087 gene encoding cGMP-dependent protein kinase 1-like isoform X3, producing MGTLRDLQFALRTKIEELRQRDALIDELELELDMKDDLIRQLQGELDRLHTASVSHNPSGVIENTAALPDEPQRTKRQAISAEPTALDPHQLTHVTLTNYSKSEESRQLIQKALLENDFMKHLEAGQILTIMDCMYPTTLAQGCCVIQEGDDGSTVYVLEEGMVEVTKGGQKLCTIEPGKVFGELAILYNCTRTATVTALTCIKLWAIDRQGFQTIMMRTGLLKHSNYMEFLRSVPSFKTLTEDVLSKLADVLEETHYSDGDYIIRQGATGDTFFIISDGEVRVTQQKSANEEPAFLCTLARGDWFGEQALKGEDVRTASVMAVGDVTCLVVDRESFKQLIGGLDNMSNQMYESEEVKAKLDAEASFFANLSLSNFHVICTLGMGGFSRVELVQLKNDQSRSFAMKVLKKRHILDTCQQGHILSERRIMMEAHSPFTVRLYRTFRDSKYLYMLLEACLGGELWTLLRDRGSFDDGTTRFYAGCVVEALAFLHCRGIIYRDLKPENIILDQRGYAKLVDFGFAKKVGLGKKTWTFCGTPEYVAPEIILNKGHDVSADCWSLGILIFELLSGSPPFSGTDPMMTYNVILRGIDMVQFPKKITKSAANMIKRLCRDNPSERLGNQKNGVKDIQKHKWFEGFNWDGIREGTLTPPLIPNVEGPLDTSNFDCFPEDTDEPPDEESGWDIEF from the exons ATAGAAAACACAG CAGCGTTGCCAGATGAGCCCCAACGCACTAAACGGCAGGCTATATCAGCTGAACCCACAGCGCTCGACCCACATCAACTCACCCACGTCACCTTAACCAACTACAGCAAGAGTGAAGA ATCTCGACAGTTGATCCAAAAGGCTCTGTTGGAAAATGATTTTATGAAGCACTTAGAAGCCGGTCAGATCCTCACCATCATGGACTGCATGTATCCCACCACACTGGCACAGGGCTGCTGTGTCATCCAGGAGGGAGACGACGGCTCTACCGTATATGTACTCGAAG AGGGGATGGTGGAGGTCACTAAAGGAGGGCAGAAACTGTGCACCATTGAGCCGGGAAAGGTGTTCGGGGAACTCGCCATACTATACAACTGCACACGCACGGCCACCGTCACAG CTCTGACTTGTATCAAACTATGGGCCATAGACCGGCAGGGTTTTCAGACCATCATGATGAGGACGGGCCTTCTCAAGCATTCCAACTACATGGAATTTTTAAGGAG tgTGCCCTCCTTTAAGACCCTCACAGAAGATGTGCTGAGTAAATTAGCAGATGTCCTGGAAGAG ACGCACTACAGCGATGGCGATTACATCATTCGACAAGGAGCCACCGGAGACACATTCTTCATCATCAGTGACGGCGAG GTGAGGGTCACCCAGCAGAAATCAGCCAATGAGGAGCCTGCGTTCCTGTGCACACTCgcaagaggtgactggtttggagagCAAGCTCTCAAAGG GGAAGATGTGCGTACGGCAAGTGTAATGGCAGTCGGTGATGTGACGTGTCTAGTTGTGGACCGAGA ATCTTTTAAACAGCTCATTGGAGGGTTGGACAACATGAGCAACCAAATGTACGAAAGCGAGGAGGTGAAGGCCAA GTTGGATGCAGAAGCCTCGTTTTTCGCTAACTTGTCTCTCAGCAACTTCCACGTGATCTGCACACTAGGGATGGGAGGATTCAGTCGCGTGGAGCTG GTACAGCTGAAAAATGACCAGAGTCGATCTTTTGCTATGAAGGTTTTGAAGAAGCGTCACATACTGGACACCTGTCAACAGGGACACATACTGTCTGAGAGACGCATCATGATGGAAGCCCACAGTCCCTTTACTGTCCG ATTGTATCGGACCTTCAGAGATTCCAAGTACCTGTATATGTTACTGGAGGCGTGTTTGGGTGGAGAGCTGTGGACTCTGCTCAGAGACAG AGGATCATTCGATGATGGCACCACACGATTTTACGCTGGATGTGTGGTGGAAGCTCTCGCGTTCCTCCACTGCCGTGGCATCATCTACAGAGACCTAAAGCCTGAGAACATCATACTGGATCAGCGTGGATATGCCAAGCTG GTTGACTTtggttttgccaaaaaagtcGGATTGGGGAAGAAGACTTGGACGTTTTGTGGAACTCCGGAGTACGTGGCTCCTGAGATCATTCTGAATAAAGGTCATGATGTGTCCGCAGACTGCTGGTCTCTTGGGATCCTCATATTTGAGCTGTTGAGCGGAAG CCCACCTTTCTCAGGGACAGATCCCATGATGACATATAACGTTATTCTTCGAGGAATTGATATGGTCCAGTTTCCCAAGAAAATCACTAAGAGTGCTGCAAACATGATCAAGAGACTTTGCAG GGACAATCCATCTGAGAGACTTGGCAACCAGAAGAATGGTGTTAAGGACATACAGAAACACAA ATGGTTTGAAGGTTTTAACTGGGATGGTATTCGTGAAGGCACTTTAACACCCCCGTTAATACCGAAT GTGGAAGGCCCTTTGGACACAAGCAATTTCGACTGTTTCCCTGAAGATACAGATGAGCCACCTGATGAGGAATCTGGCTGGGATATCGAGTTCTGA
- the rhobtb2b gene encoding rho-related BTB domain-containing protein 2: protein MHPFNSLRSQFTDTDMDYERPNVETIKCVVVGDNAVGKTRLICARACNATLTQYQLLATHVPTVWAIDQYRVCQEVLERSRDVVDDVSVSLRLWDTFGDHHKDRRFAYGRSDVVVLCFSIANPNSLFHVKTMWYPEIKHFCPRTPVILVGCQLDLRYADLEAVNRARRPLARPIKANEILPPEKGREVAKELGVPYYETSVVAQFGVKDVFDNAIRAALISRRHLQFWKSHLRDVQRPLLQAPFLPPKPPPPVITVPAPPSTTKEHPGSLLEEPLCADVVLVLQENQKVFAHKVYLATASSKFYDLFLQDLKAETDGRQPHGREPPARAASFDMCESSDEDGKANLRTCISDDTLIGSDSDGILEGGRTRRLLSSLGRAFVSIKTETVKDPITLNCRPMTVVHMDPSVLFGPFRVVLGYLYTGQLDEHEKDLMHIAHIAELLEVFDLRMMVANILNNEAFMNQEITKAFHVRRTNRVKECLAKGTFSDVVFKLDDGTVEAHKPLLISSCDWMAAMFGGPFVESCTKEVLFPNTTRSSMQAVLEYLYTGRFCSRPDLEAMELIILANRLCLPHLVALTELHTVSVLKEAAAMGTDIDGDVMVYLEMAQFHCAYQLTDWCLHHICTNYNNVCRKFPRDMRVKSAENQEYFEKNRWPPVWYLKEEDHYQRDRKEREKEDFLSQKRQSKRKWVLWNLPSSSSNPSSSSSV, encoded by the exons ATGCATCCCTTCAATTCACTTCG GTCCCAGTTTACAGATACTGACATGGACTATGAGAGGCCTAATGTGGAGACTATTAAATGTGTGGTGGTAGGGGACAACGCTGTGGGCAAAACCCGGCTTATCTGTGCCCGTGCATGTAATGCCACCCTAACACAGTACCAGTTACTCGCCACACATGTGCCCACGGTCTGGGCCATCGACCAGTACAGGGTCTGCCAAGAG GTTCTGGAGCGCTCCAGAGATGTCGTGGATGATGTAAGCGTGTCTCTCCGATTATGGGATACCTTCGGAGACCATCACAAAGACCGTCGGTTTGCTTACGGGAG GTCAGATGTGGTGGTCTTGTGCTTTTCCATCGCCAACCCGAATTCTCTGTTTCACGTGAAGACCATGTGGTACCCAGAGATCAAGCATTTCTGCCCTCGGACCCCGGTCATTTTGGTGGGCTGCCAGTTAGATCTGCGTTACGCCGATCTGGAGGCCGTTAACAGAGCCCGGCGGCCCCTTGCAAG ACCCATCAAAGCAAACGAAATTCTTCCTCCGGAGAAGGGTCGGGAGGTGGCCAAAGAGCTGGGCGTACCGTACTACGAGACCAGTGTGGTGGCACAGTTTGGAGTAAAAGACGTGTTCGATAATGCCATCCGTGCTGCTCTCATCTCACGCCGCCACCTGCAGTTTTGGAAGTCCCACTTGCGTGACGTCCAGCGGCCTCTCTTGCAGGCGCCCTTCCTACCTCCTAAACCTCCCCCTCCCGTTATAACCGTCCCAGCACCTCCATCCACCACAAAGGAACATCCGGGGAGTCTGCTGGAGGAACCGCTGTGTGCCGATGTAGTTCTGGTTCTCCAGGAAAACCAGAAAGTCTTTGCTCATAAGGTTTACCTTGCCACTGCCTCCTCCAAATTCTACGACCTTTTCCTCCAGGATTTAAAAGCCGAGACAGACGGCAGGCAACCTCATGGACGGGAGCCACCCGCCCGTGCTGCCAGCTTTGACATGTGTGAGAGCAGCGATGAAGATGGCAAGGCCAACCTCAGGACCTGCATCAGTGATGATACCCTGATCGGGTCAGACTCGGATGGGATCTTGGAAGGCGGTCGTACGAGAAGGCTTTTGTCCTCATTAGGCCGGGCTTTCGTAAGCATCAAGACAGAAACCGTAAAAGACCCCATTACGTTAAACTGTCGGCCAATGACGGTGGTACATATGGACCCCTCCGTGTTGTTTGGCCCGTTTCGTGTGGTGCTCGGTTACCTTTATACAGGACAGTTGGATGAACACGAGAAAGACTTGATGCACATCGCCCACATCGCAGAACTGCTGGAGGTGTTCGACCTGCGCATGATGGTCGCCAACATCCTGAACAACGAGGCTTTCATGAACCAAGAGATCACTAAGGCTTTCCATGTACGACGGACCAATCGCGTGAAGGAATGCCTGGCTAAAGGAACTTTCTCAG ATGTGGTTTTTAAACTTGATGATGGTACCGTTGAAGCTCACAAGCCCCTGCTCATCTCCAGCTGTGATTGGATGGCAGCCATGTTTGGTGGGCCATTTGTCGAGAGCTGTACTAAAGAG GTGTTGTTTCCGAACACGACTCGCAGTAGTATGCAGGCTGTGCTGGAATATCTCTACACGGGACGCTTCTGCTCCAGACCTGACCTGGAAGCCATGGAGCTCATTATTCTAGCCAATCGCCTTTGCCTGCCTCACCTGGTCGCCCTAACAG AGCTCCACACTGTATCTGTCCTGAAGGAGGCGGCTGCCATGGGAACGGACATTGATGGAGATGTGATGGTTTATCTGGAGATGGCTCAG TTTCACTGTGCCTACCAGCTCACCGACTGGTGCCTTCATCACATCTGCACCAATTACAACAACGTGTGCCGCAAATTCCCAAGAGACATGAGGGTCAAATCCGCAG AAAACCAGGAATACTTTGAGAAGAACCGCTGGCCTCCAGTTTGGTACCTGAAAGAGGAAGACCACTACCAAAGAGATCGGAAGGAACGGGAAAAGGAGGACTTTTTGTCCCAAAAGAGGCAGAGCAAACGTAAATGGGTGCTCTGGAATCTTCCGTCCTCTTCGTCAAACCCTTCATCCTCTTCCTCGGTCTGA
- the stc1l gene encoding stanniocalcin 1, like: protein MGANMLLKSGSLLLLVLVASAFASDQEPAQPRRARFSANSPTDVARCLNGAIQVGCASFACLENSTCDTDGMHEICNSFFHTAAIFNTEGKTFVKESIRCIANGITAKVFQTIRRCSTFQKMIAEVQEECYKKLDLCEVARSNPEAIGDVVQVPSHFPNRYYSTLLQSLMECDDDTVEVVRAGLVSRLGPDMATLFQLLQNKPCPSEPAAAGPIAMDGHGAFRWPPMFKIQPNLRNRDPTHLFARKRSVEGSS from the exons ATGGGTGCAAACATGCTGCTGAAAAGTGGATCTCTTCTGCTGCTTGTTTTGGTTGCATCTGCGTTTGCATCAGATCAAGAACCTGCACAACCAAGACGAGCTCGGTTTTCAGCCAACAGCCCTA CTGATGTTGCCCGCTGCTTGAACGGTGCGATCCAGGTGGGCTGTGCAAGCTTCGCATGTCTGGAGAACTCCACCTGCGACACTGATGGCATGCACGAAATCTGCAACAGCTTCTTCCACACAGCTGCAATATTCAATACAGAG GGTAAGACTTTTGTGAAAGAAAGCATCAGGTGCATTGCCAATGGCATCACTGCCAAGGTTTTCCAGACCATCAGGCGTTGTTCCACCTTCCAGAAGATGATTGCTGAAGTGCAGGAGGAATGCTACAAGAAACTTGACCTGTGTGAAGTGGCCCGATCCAACCCTGAAGCCATCGGTGATGTGGTCCAGGTGCCGAGCCACTTTCCAAACAG GTACTATAGCACACTTCTGCAGAGTTTAATGGAGTGCGACGATGACACCGTGGAGGTGGTGCGAGCCGGATTGGTGTCCAGACTGGGCCCTGACATGGCCACCCTCTTCCAGCTGCTACAGAACAAACCCTGCCCATCTGAACCTGCGGCAGCCGGGCCTATTGCCATGGATGGCCACGGTGCTTTCCGCTGGCCTCCCATGTTCAAGATCCAACCCAACCTTCGCAACCGGGACCCCACGCACCTCTTCGCCAGGAAGCGTTCAGTTGAAGGGAGCTCTTAG